In Croceicoccus sp. Ery15, a genomic segment contains:
- the addA gene encoding double-strand break repair helicase AddA translates to MSGPAKLYPLTGSQRDAVNPADTVWLSASAGTGKTQVLSSRVLRLLLQPDVEPSQILCLTFTKAGAAEMANRVNEVLARWVRQSDNDLFHELEAICADSGPDARARARTRFAAVLDCPGGGLRIETIHAFSQWLLSAFPLEAGLVPGTRPMEDRDRELLLRDTLAELLIQAEERGDTSLTDALATLSLRADQGAIERFLMACAEARAAWEGTGSWVPPLLPRVYRLLGLKPDHCEAHVAALCGPDAFDCRALEAAEAMLRDKGGKKALDAAEPIAAWLGSDADKRLETLDHLYNALFTQKGEPRKLVKDSFAYDDAVESVRASIDRVIACRDLGALAQWLAPALTLGRAFALKWGEAKARAGLIDFDDQIAEAARLLKRSDMADWIRYKLDRQFDHILVDEAQDTNSAQWDVIDALTEEFFTGEGARGDRLRTLFVVGDYKQAIFRFQGTSPENFKLARDRVKERMAGAIENLSFTRGAKEHRPFREYGLARSYRTAQPVLDFVDAAIAEIGPEALGLADDPGVHLGEKRPGQVVMWRTVGDPVGLDDEADEGEEGWLSRPDRRVAENIATQIRHWIDAGFPLVKGGERLAGPGDVMVLVRKRKELAGLIVARLHAKGVAVAGVDRLRLGAPLGVRDLMAAMRFAAQPEDDLSLACLLVSPIFGWTQEELLEHGWREKGVRLYDRLRQSTEARPRQALAMLNDLLRLADYDTPQALLHWMLVGPWQARRRLAARLGGEVNDPIDEMLNAAMAFSATQTPSLTGFIRWFEAGDGELKREADQQGGLVRVMTVHGSKGLQAPIVILADAADDPDLAMPRTLELAEPLPDMAGFAPRTIPLPSLRKSEKLGPIAAAEEEAAREEREEHWRLLYVAMTRAEEALFIAGALRAKKTEPPANSWYARLAPLFGDSDDWLTDPVWGGAKQLGQGAQRTPGMPAGAKQSGFALLPGWALAPAGAEPAPPRPLAPSSLGDPHEAAEPPLAPMGGIGVDAARRGVLIHRLLERLPELPGDRRADAATRWLARQAADLSDETRAEMVQAAVRTLNDPACAALFAPEALAEVSLSATVGTRVVAGTVDRLHLGNTPADPIRIVDFKTARRPPERLDQVPPAYLRQMAAYACALEAIHPGRRVEALLLYTHAPRIFAIPPDILEREKAALRGG, encoded by the coding sequence ATGAGTGGTCCCGCGAAGTTATACCCTTTGACCGGCAGCCAACGTGATGCCGTCAATCCGGCGGACACAGTTTGGCTATCTGCAAGTGCCGGCACAGGCAAAACTCAGGTGCTTTCCAGCCGTGTCTTGCGTTTGCTCCTGCAGCCGGACGTAGAGCCGTCTCAGATTTTGTGTCTGACTTTCACAAAGGCGGGTGCGGCGGAAATGGCAAATCGCGTCAACGAGGTGTTGGCGCGTTGGGTTCGACAGTCCGACAATGATTTGTTTCATGAGCTAGAAGCAATTTGCGCGGATTCAGGTCCTGATGCCCGCGCCCGCGCCCGCACGCGTTTTGCCGCCGTGCTCGATTGCCCCGGCGGCGGCCTCAGGATCGAGACGATCCATGCCTTCTCGCAATGGCTGCTTTCGGCCTTTCCGCTGGAGGCGGGGCTGGTCCCGGGCACGCGCCCGATGGAGGACCGCGACCGCGAATTGCTGCTGCGCGACACGCTGGCCGAATTGCTGATCCAGGCCGAGGAGCGGGGCGACACTTCGCTGACCGATGCGCTGGCGACCCTGTCGCTGCGGGCCGATCAGGGTGCGATCGAACGGTTCCTGATGGCCTGCGCCGAAGCGCGCGCGGCATGGGAAGGGACCGGAAGCTGGGTGCCGCCGCTGCTGCCGCGCGTCTATCGTCTGCTGGGGCTGAAGCCCGATCATTGCGAGGCGCATGTGGCAGCACTCTGCGGGCCGGATGCGTTCGATTGCCGCGCGTTGGAAGCGGCCGAGGCGATGCTGCGCGACAAGGGCGGGAAAAAGGCGCTGGATGCGGCCGAACCTATCGCCGCGTGGCTGGGCAGCGATGCGGACAAGCGGCTGGAGACGCTCGACCACCTTTACAACGCGCTGTTCACGCAAAAGGGCGAGCCGCGCAAGCTGGTGAAGGACAGCTTTGCCTATGACGATGCGGTCGAATCCGTGCGCGCATCCATCGACCGCGTTATCGCCTGCCGCGATCTGGGCGCCTTGGCGCAGTGGCTGGCCCCCGCGCTGACGCTTGGCCGGGCATTCGCGCTGAAATGGGGTGAGGCGAAGGCGCGGGCGGGCCTGATCGATTTCGACGACCAGATCGCGGAGGCGGCGCGCCTGCTCAAACGGTCGGACATGGCCGACTGGATCCGGTACAAGCTGGACCGGCAATTCGACCATATCCTTGTCGACGAGGCGCAGGACACGAATAGCGCGCAATGGGACGTGATCGACGCGCTGACCGAGGAGTTCTTTACCGGCGAAGGCGCGCGGGGCGATCGGTTGCGGACCCTGTTCGTGGTGGGCGATTACAAGCAGGCGATCTTCCGCTTTCAGGGCACCAGTCCCGAAAATTTCAAGCTGGCGCGCGACCGCGTGAAGGAACGGATGGCAGGCGCGATTGAGAACCTGTCCTTTACGCGCGGCGCGAAAGAGCATCGCCCTTTCCGCGAATATGGCCTTGCCCGCAGCTATCGCACCGCGCAGCCCGTTCTGGATTTCGTCGATGCCGCGATTGCCGAAATCGGGCCCGAGGCGCTGGGCCTTGCCGACGATCCGGGCGTGCATCTGGGCGAGAAACGGCCCGGGCAGGTGGTGATGTGGCGCACGGTCGGCGATCCCGTCGGTCTGGATGACGAAGCTGACGAGGGTGAAGAGGGCTGGCTCTCGCGCCCCGACCGCCGCGTGGCGGAAAATATCGCGACCCAGATCCGCCACTGGATCGATGCGGGCTTTCCGCTGGTAAAGGGCGGCGAGCGGCTGGCGGGGCCGGGCGACGTGATGGTGCTTGTCCGCAAGCGCAAGGAGCTGGCGGGGCTGATCGTCGCGCGGCTGCATGCCAAGGGCGTCGCGGTCGCGGGGGTGGACCGGCTGCGGCTGGGCGCGCCATTGGGGGTGCGCGACCTGATGGCGGCGATGCGCTTTGCCGCCCAGCCCGAGGATGATCTCTCGCTCGCCTGCCTGCTGGTATCGCCGATCTTCGGCTGGACGCAGGAAGAGCTGCTGGAACACGGCTGGCGCGAAAAGGGTGTCCGGCTCTATGACCGGCTGCGCCAAAGCACCGAAGCCCGCCCGCGTCAGGCGCTGGCCATGTTGAACGATCTGTTGCGGCTGGCCGATTACGATACGCCGCAGGCCCTACTCCACTGGATGCTGGTGGGACCGTGGCAGGCGCGGCGCAGGCTGGCGGCGCGGCTGGGCGGCGAAGTCAACGATCCCATAGACGAGATGCTGAATGCCGCCATGGCCTTCAGCGCAACCCAGACGCCCAGCCTGACCGGATTCATCCGATGGTTCGAGGCAGGCGACGGCGAGCTGAAGCGCGAAGCCGACCAGCAGGGCGGGCTGGTTCGCGTGATGACGGTGCACGGGTCCAAGGGATTGCAGGCCCCCATCGTCATTCTGGCCGACGCCGCCGACGATCCCGATCTGGCGATGCCGCGCACGCTGGAACTGGCCGAGCCATTGCCCGACATGGCGGGTTTCGCACCGCGCACCATTCCGCTGCCCTCGCTGAGGAAATCCGAAAAACTCGGCCCCATCGCCGCGGCCGAGGAAGAGGCCGCGCGCGAGGAGCGCGAGGAGCACTGGCGCCTGCTTTATGTCGCGATGACGCGGGCGGAAGAAGCGCTGTTCATCGCGGGCGCATTGCGGGCCAAAAAGACCGAGCCGCCCGCGAACAGCTGGTATGCGCGGCTGGCACCTCTGTTCGGGGACAGCGACGACTGGCTGACCGATCCGGTGTGGGGCGGCGCGAAACAGCTGGGGCAGGGGGCACAGCGAACTCCCGGCATGCCCGCGGGCGCAAAGCAATCGGGTTTCGCCCTGCTGCCGGGCTGGGCGCTGGCACCGGCAGGGGCGGAACCCGCGCCGCCGCGCCCGCTTGCGCCATCGTCGCTGGGCGACCCGCATGAAGCGGCCGAGCCGCCGCTGGCCCCCATGGGCGGCATTGGCGTGGATGCGGCGCGGCGCGGCGTGCTGATCCACCGGCTGCTGGAACGCCTGCCCGAACTGCCGGGTGACCGCCGCGCCGACGCGGCCACGCGCTGGCTGGCGCGGCAGGCGGCGGATCTGTCCGACGAAACGCGCGCCGAAATGGTGCAGGCGGCGGTACGCACGCTGAACGATCCGGCCTGCGCCGCGCTGTTCGCGCCTGAGGCTTTGGCCGAAGTCTCGCTTTCCGCCACTGTCGGCACGCGTGTGGTGGCGGGCACAGTCGACCGTCTGCATCTGGGCAATACGCCTGCCGACCCGATCCGCATTGTCGATTTCAAGACCGCGCGCCGCCCGCCCGAACGCCTGGATCAGGTTCCGCCAGCCTATTTACGCCAGATGGCTGCCTATGCCTGCGCGCTGGAGGCGATCCACCCCGGCCGCAGGGTAGAGGCGTTGCTGCTTTATACCCATGCCCCGCGCATTTTCGCGATTCCGCCCGATATTCTGGAGCGCGAGAAGGCCGCGTTAAGGGGGGGGTAG
- the addB gene encoding double-strand break repair protein AddB produces MGSQQLSIYSIAAHRGFADALAAGLVPRYHEDGYGLARLTLLLPGRRAIRTMTEAFTRLMGEEGRTGLLLPRMAVIGDIDLDETLGPLLDPIGEGADIPPAADPTRRWLRLAELLRAAMERAGMQIPVASALLRQAREIGRAMDRLLVEGIGPEELLGERVLDIVGELSEHWKQNLHLFATVQALWLAELQERGETDTPARRNALFDHAARRWRETPPASPIVAAGITSASPAIAGLLRAIAGLPNGAVVLPDLDLSLDDEVWEALGRAGIGAEAGDAPLGAGDAVTHPQYHLKLLLNRMGVARGEVRNWHRRGASAAPPERSRALSSLFLPPKESASWVDLPPERRRLSGVRLMETARPEHEAQSIALLIREALETPERRVALVTPDRGLAGRVIAHLKRWNIQADDSAGRPMPHTTAGRMALLLAEILATRASPVPLVAALSHPLAGGTGDDRGTWLRNLRRFEKLLRGPRIDTGLMPIRAQLEKHARDRGSTRLLDWWEASVEPVIEPLVMLGEHEEVDMAEALSAIATAGEALCDMRIWAEADGRALSAALETLRSAAREVPTALAPAEVPLVLRDAIDTISVRPPYGGHPRIAIYGLIEARMSRADLVICGGLTENSWPQPPARDPLVAPAVMRALGVPGGDFRIGLSAHDLAAALGAPEVVLSYARKDASGPAIASRFVLRVRAMLGELLEKHMEREIPALAEQMDFAQPVPPHPQPEPMPSAAQRKVDISATALDRLRSDPYQFYASHIMRLKRLDSIDEEPTPAWRGSAVHTILEDWYKKHDAAPGALVPLAEERLRELSGHPFMRGLWQPRLLAALEWLDAETQALRAEGREIAVVEKTGRISVKGVEISARADRIDRLANGDLAIVDYKTGHPPRASEVAAGYALQLGTTGVIAAHEGFDALRGEPTHFEYWSLGRDRKTGEFGYRDEPILEGRKKSGILREEFLTESERLLHDALDRWIVGEEPFTARLNPDLPGYNDYDQLMRLDEWQGRGSPEGEAG; encoded by the coding sequence GTGGGTTCGCAGCAGCTCTCGATCTATTCCATTGCCGCCCATCGCGGCTTTGCCGATGCGCTCGCGGCGGGGCTGGTGCCGCGTTACCACGAGGATGGCTATGGCCTTGCACGGCTGACCCTGCTGTTGCCCGGCCGCCGCGCGATCCGCACCATGACCGAGGCGTTTACGCGCCTGATGGGAGAAGAAGGCCGGACCGGCCTGCTGCTGCCGCGCATGGCGGTGATCGGCGATATCGATCTGGACGAGACTTTGGGCCCGCTGCTCGACCCCATCGGGGAAGGGGCCGACATTCCCCCTGCCGCCGATCCCACGCGGCGCTGGTTGCGGCTGGCCGAATTGCTGCGCGCCGCGATGGAGCGGGCGGGGATGCAGATTCCCGTTGCCTCTGCCCTTTTGCGGCAGGCACGCGAGATCGGGCGCGCGATGGACCGGCTGCTGGTCGAAGGCATCGGGCCCGAGGAATTGCTGGGCGAGCGCGTGCTCGATATCGTGGGCGAGTTGTCGGAGCACTGGAAACAGAACTTGCATCTGTTCGCCACGGTGCAGGCATTGTGGCTGGCCGAATTGCAGGAACGCGGCGAAACCGACACGCCCGCGCGCCGCAATGCGCTGTTCGACCATGCCGCCCGCCGCTGGCGCGAAACCCCTCCCGCCAGCCCGATAGTCGCGGCGGGGATCACCAGCGCCAGCCCCGCCATTGCCGGATTGCTGCGGGCGATTGCCGGATTGCCGAACGGGGCGGTGGTGCTGCCAGATCTCGACCTCTCGCTCGATGACGAGGTGTGGGAGGCGCTGGGCCGCGCGGGCATCGGCGCCGAAGCGGGCGATGCGCCGCTGGGCGCGGGCGATGCGGTGACTCACCCGCAATATCATTTAAAGCTGCTGCTGAACCGCATGGGCGTGGCGCGCGGAGAAGTGCGCAACTGGCACCGCCGGGGCGCTTCCGCCGCCCCGCCAGAACGCAGCCGGGCGCTTTCCAGCCTGTTCCTGCCGCCGAAGGAAAGCGCAAGCTGGGTCGATCTGCCGCCCGAACGCCGCCGCCTGTCGGGGGTTCGGCTGATGGAAACGGCAAGGCCCGAGCATGAGGCGCAGTCGATTGCCCTGCTGATCCGCGAGGCGCTGGAAACGCCCGAACGCCGCGTCGCGCTGGTCACGCCCGATCGCGGGCTGGCGGGGCGGGTGATCGCCCATCTGAAACGCTGGAACATTCAGGCCGACGATTCCGCCGGACGCCCCATGCCGCACACCACGGCAGGGCGCATGGCGCTGTTGCTGGCCGAAATTCTGGCCACCCGCGCATCGCCGGTGCCGCTGGTCGCGGCGCTGTCGCACCCGCTGGCGGGCGGCACGGGGGATGATCGCGGCACATGGCTGCGCAATTTACGCCGGTTCGAAAAGCTGCTGCGCGGGCCGCGCATCGATACCGGCCTGATGCCGATCCGTGCCCAGCTGGAAAAACACGCCAGGGATCGCGGCAGCACACGCCTGCTGGACTGGTGGGAAGCCTCGGTCGAGCCGGTGATCGAGCCGCTGGTCATGCTTGGCGAGCACGAAGAGGTCGACATGGCCGAGGCTTTGTCCGCGATTGCGACGGCGGGCGAAGCGCTTTGTGATATGCGCATCTGGGCCGAGGCGGACGGGCGCGCATTGTCCGCGGCGCTGGAAACCCTGCGCAGCGCCGCGCGCGAGGTGCCGACCGCGCTGGCCCCTGCCGAGGTGCCGCTGGTGCTGCGCGATGCGATCGACACGATCTCGGTCCGGCCGCCCTATGGCGGGCACCCGCGCATCGCGATCTATGGCTTGATCGAGGCGCGGATGAGCCGCGCCGACCTTGTCATCTGCGGCGGGCTGACCGAAAACAGCTGGCCCCAGCCGCCTGCGCGCGATCCGCTGGTCGCGCCCGCCGTGATGCGCGCCTTGGGCGTGCCGGGGGGCGATTTCCGCATCGGGCTTTCAGCGCATGACCTTGCCGCCGCGCTGGGCGCGCCGGAAGTGGTGCTGTCCTATGCGCGCAAGGACGCCAGCGGGCCCGCCATTGCCAGCCGCTTTGTGCTGCGCGTGCGCGCCATGCTGGGCGAATTGCTGGAAAAGCATATGGAGCGCGAGATACCGGCGCTGGCCGAACAGATGGATTTCGCCCAGCCGGTTCCGCCGCATCCGCAGCCCGAACCCATGCCCAGCGCCGCGCAGCGCAAGGTGGACATCAGCGCGACGGCCTTGGACCGGCTGCGGTCGGACCCGTACCAGTTCTATGCCTCGCACATTATGCGGCTGAAACGGCTGGACAGCATCGACGAGGAGCCGACGCCCGCATGGCGCGGCAGCGCGGTGCATACGATCCTAGAGGATTGGTACAAGAAACACGATGCCGCCCCCGGCGCGCTGGTGCCGCTGGCGGAAGAGCGGCTGCGCGAATTGTCGGGCCATCCGTTCATGCGCGGGTTGTGGCAGCCGCGCCTGCTGGCCGCGCTGGAATGGCTGGACGCCGAAACGCAGGCCCTGCGCGCCGAGGGGCGCGAGATCGCGGTGGTGGAGAAAACCGGCAGGATCAGCGTGAAGGGCGTGGAAATCAGCGCGCGGGCCGACCGGATCGACCGGCTGGCCAATGGCGATCTGGCGATCGTCGATTACAAGACGGGACACCCGCCGCGCGCTTCCGAAGTGGCGGCGGGATATGCGTTGCAGCTTGGCACGACGGGCGTGATCGCAGCGCATGAGGGGTTCGATGCCTTGCGCGGCGAACCGACGCATTTCGAATATTGGTCGCTGGGCCGCGACCGCAAGACGGGCGAGTTCGGCTATCGCGACGAGCCGATCCTGGAGGGCCGCAAGAAAAGCGGCATATTGCGCGAGGAGTTCCTCACCGAGAGCGAACGGCTGCTGCACGACGCGCTCGACCGCTGGATCGTGGGGGAGGAGCCGTTTACCGCGCGGCTCAACCCCGATCTGCCCGGATATAACGATTACGATCAGCTGATGCGGCTGGACGAATGGCAGGGGCGCGGTTCGCCTGAGGGGGAAGCCGGATGA
- a CDS encoding nucleotidyltransferase family protein: protein MANSKPPLVSDVAMVMAAGLGKRMRPLTASRPKPMVKVAGKPLLDHALDKIADAGIARVVVNVHYLPDHIEGHMQLRSRPQVTISDEREQLLETGGGLVKAWPLIDADPFFCLNSDAMWLDGPVDVFHELSAAWDAERMDALLLMVPHKRAHNYRGKGDFHLDPHGRISRRKSGRVAPYVFTGIQLVSKALLRDPPAEAKFSTNIFWNRAIENGRLYGVVHQGDWIEIGEPQHIAPAEALFSDTL from the coding sequence ATGGCAAACAGCAAGCCCCCGCTGGTTTCCGATGTGGCGATGGTGATGGCCGCAGGGCTGGGTAAGCGCATGCGCCCGCTGACCGCCAGCCGTCCCAAGCCGATGGTCAAGGTCGCGGGCAAGCCGCTGCTGGACCATGCGCTGGACAAGATCGCCGATGCGGGCATCGCGCGCGTGGTGGTGAACGTGCATTACCTGCCCGACCATATCGAGGGGCATATGCAATTGCGCAGCCGCCCGCAGGTCACGATTTCGGACGAGCGCGAACAATTGCTGGAAACCGGCGGCGGGCTGGTCAAGGCATGGCCGCTGATCGATGCCGATCCGTTCTTCTGCCTGAATTCCGATGCGATGTGGCTGGACGGACCGGTCGACGTGTTCCACGAATTGTCGGCCGCATGGGACGCGGAGCGGATGGACGCCTTGTTGCTGATGGTGCCGCACAAGCGCGCGCATAATTATCGCGGCAAGGGGGATTTCCACCTTGACCCGCATGGCCGGATATCGCGCCGCAAATCGGGCCGCGTCGCCCCCTATGTGTTCACCGGCATCCAGCTGGTATCGAAAGCATTGCTGCGCGATCCGCCGGCAGAGGCGAAATTCTCGACCAATATATTCTGGAACCGCGCGATAGAGAACGGACGGCTTTACGGCGTCGTCCATCAGGGCGACTGGATCGAGATCGGCGAGCCGCAGCATATCGCGCCCGCAGAGGCCTTGTTCTCAGATACATTGTAA
- a CDS encoding aminoglycoside phosphotransferase family protein, with product MSTPVSSSRPFPPHARAFLDAAGWGGAVIEPLPGDASFRRYFRILRGGASAMLMDAPPPHEDPRPFLRAAHYLADHGFRAPAILAEDAAQGLVLLEDFGHRRMRDHLDVAGDDEGAVYKGAVDVLARLAKAPAGPFDPYDLNTYLREAKLFTEWFCVAHGLAVDDDGFEAAWREVLAPVLDTQAGLPGGGVTVLRDYHAENVMLLDGLTEQGLLDFQDALVGHPAYDLVSLLQDARRDVAPELEAEMLDHYRAQTGAGENFLSDYAILGAQRNAKIVGIFVRLSRRDGKHHYLDLIPRVWALMERDLAHPALEPVTRWMEANIPGHLRSAGGATQEA from the coding sequence ATGAGCACGCCCGTATCCAGTTCCCGCCCGTTCCCCCCGCATGCGCGCGCGTTCCTCGACGCGGCGGGCTGGGGCGGGGCGGTGATCGAACCGCTGCCGGGCGATGCCTCTTTCCGGCGCTATTTCCGCATTTTGCGCGGCGGGGCCAGCGCTATGCTGATGGACGCGCCCCCGCCGCATGAAGATCCGCGCCCTTTCCTGCGGGCGGCGCATTACCTTGCCGATCACGGCTTTCGCGCGCCCGCCATTCTGGCCGAGGATGCAGCGCAGGGCCTCGTCCTCCTCGAAGATTTCGGGCATCGGCGCATGCGCGACCATCTGGACGTGGCAGGAGATGACGAAGGCGCGGTCTATAAAGGGGCGGTCGATGTGCTGGCGCGGTTGGCCAAGGCGCCCGCGGGCCCGTTCGATCCCTATGACCTCAACACCTATCTGCGCGAGGCGAAGCTGTTCACCGAATGGTTCTGCGTCGCGCATGGCCTTGCCGTGGACGACGACGGGTTCGAGGCCGCGTGGCGCGAGGTGCTGGCCCCCGTGCTCGACACGCAGGCCGGTTTGCCCGGTGGCGGGGTGACGGTGCTGCGCGATTATCACGCCGAAAACGTCATGCTGCTGGACGGCCTGACCGAGCAGGGTCTTCTGGATTTCCAGGACGCGCTGGTCGGTCACCCTGCCTATGATCTTGTCTCGCTGCTGCAGGACGCGCGCCGCGATGTCGCGCCGGAACTGGAAGCCGAAATGCTGGATCATTATCGCGCGCAGACCGGCGCGGGCGAAAATTTCCTGTCGGATTACGCCATCCTCGGCGCGCAGCGGAATGCCAAGATCGTCGGCATTTTCGTCCGCCTGTCGCGCCGCGACGGCAAGCATCATTATCTTGACCTGATCCCGCGCGTCTGGGCGTTGATGGAGCGCGACCTTGCCCATCCCGCGCTGGAACCGGTGACGCGCTGGATGGAGGCGAATATTCCCGGCCATCTCCGTTCGGCCGGTGGCGCAACGCAAGAGGCGTAA
- the tsaE gene encoding tRNA (adenosine(37)-N6)-threonylcarbamoyltransferase complex ATPase subunit type 1 TsaE produces MNETRHPLPDLSATAAFGKRIAALLRAGDVVALSGGLGAGKTTLARAIIGALGHEGEVPSPTFAIIQTYDPPDVSLPLVHADFYRLEDPMEAEELGLDDYRHDAALIAEWPEMAGGFEYDPACLQIHIETGEAGRIAIARAGADWLRRWG; encoded by the coding sequence ATGAACGAAACCCGCCACCCGCTGCCCGACCTTTCCGCAACCGCGGCTTTCGGCAAACGCATCGCGGCCCTGCTGCGCGCAGGCGATGTCGTGGCACTGAGCGGCGGTCTGGGCGCGGGCAAGACCACTCTTGCCCGCGCGATCATCGGCGCACTGGGGCATGAGGGAGAGGTGCCTAGCCCGACCTTTGCCATCATCCAGACATATGATCCGCCGGATGTGTCGCTGCCGCTGGTCCATGCCGATTTCTACCGGCTGGAAGATCCGATGGAGGCCGAGGAGCTTGGCCTTGACGATTATCGCCACGATGCCGCACTGATTGCCGAATGGCCCGAAATGGCGGGCGGGTTCGAATATGATCCGGCGTGCCTGCAAATCCACATCGAAACGGGTGAAGCAGGGCGGATCGCCATTGCCCGCGCGGGGGCCGATTGGCTAAGGCGCTGGGGATGA